A genomic region of Anopheles coustani chromosome 3, idAnoCousDA_361_x.2, whole genome shotgun sequence contains the following coding sequences:
- the LOC131269504 gene encoding fibrinogen-like protein A, translating to MLQSEKLFKLKNQQLGLTLLQEVQEKLLELENSLKKRDDLLQSMERSMKQVEDSMTSRYETLQDKLAELELNQTSINDSLQESVESSVQAHYESVQSTLMELESNVTAKDDSLQEIERSIKELKRNEKEREESQKGELIEIKKQIQAKDNTLQQMMRNMTRLEEQSKVKHDELEANFKKLQNETEYIKNYSIPSSCKSISSKQTGSYAIHLGNGQFKTVYCEQVAFGGGWIVFQYRFNGQVDFYRTWDEYRDGFGTIDGEFWLGLKYLHQLTSTRKHELMVEVKDYDGNYGYAKYDHFEIGSEAEKFVLKIGNYSGTVGDSMAWNQGMKFTTKDSDNDNDSSVQCAEARNGAWWYNGCGNANLNGPYGNLSSQKAMYWWHFKNDQRGMAYSRMMLREIN from the exons ATGTTGCAAAgtgaaaaattgttcaaattaaaGAATCAACAGCTTGGTTTGACTTTGCTGCAGGAGGTGCAAGaaaagttgttggaattggaGAACAGCTTAAAGAAAAGAGACGACTTGCTGCAGTCGATGGAACGCTCTATGAAg CAAGTGGAAGATTCTATGACCAGCAGATATGAAACGCTGCAAGACAAGCTTGCTGAGTTAGAACTCAATCAAACCTCTATTAATGACTCTCTTCAAGAGTCAGTGGAAAGTTCTGTTCAAGCGCATTATGAAAGTGTACAGAGCACGTTGATGGAATTGGAAAGCAATGTAACGGCCAAGGACGACTCCTTGCAGGAAATCGAGCGTTCTATTAAG gAACTTAAACGCAATGAGAAGGAGCGAGAAGAATCTCAGAAAGGtgaattgattgaaataaaaaaacaaatccaggCAAAGGACAATACCCTGCAGCAGATGATGCGGAACATGACCAGGTTGGAAGAACAATCGAAGGTAAAACATGACGAGCTAGAAGCTAACTTCAAAAAGCTGCAAAATGAAACCGAATACATCAAGAACTACAGTATTCCTAGCTCATGCAAGAGTATATCATCAAAACAAACTGGTTCTTATGCCATCCATCTTGGGAATGGTCAATTTAAAACAGTATATTGTGAGCAGGTCGCATTCGGCGGTGGCTGGATTGTATTCCAGTATCGCTTTAACGGGCAAGTTGATTTCTACCGAACCTGGGATGAGTATCGCGATGGCTTTGGCACAATTGACGGTGAGTTTTGGTTAGGTTTGAAGTATCTTCATCAGCTGACCTCAACCCGGAAGCACGAGCTTATGGTGGAAGTGAAAGACTATGATGGAAACTACGGCTATGCAAAGTATGACCACTTCGAGATTGGCAGTGAAGCGGAAAAGTTCGTCCTGAAGATTGGAAATTATAGTGGAACGGTTGGAGATTCAATGGCTTGGAATCAGGGCATGAAGTTCACTACTAAGGATAGCGATAATGATAACGATAGTAGTGTTCAATGTGCCGAGGCTCGTAACGGGGCTTGGTGGTATAATGGATGCGGCAATGCCAACCTCAACGGACCGTATGGAAACTTATCAAGTCAAAAAGCGATGTATTGGTGGCATTTTAAAAATGACCAGCGCGGCATGGCTTACAGCAGAATGATGCTTCgtgaaatcaattaa
- the LOC131269498 gene encoding angiopoietin-related protein 7-like has translation MEIESHEEKLDEIEQSFKEVQEKLLELEKSVKKRDDLLQSIEGTMKQVEDSMTGRYETLQDKLAELEQNHTLAKDDVLQKLMERPTQEKYDSLQSTLMELQNNITAKDGSLQEIERSIKEVQLSAQENELEFQKSLKKTDDSIKQVKDSLAGRYVTLQDKLAELEQNHTLTKDDILQKLMERPTQEKYDNLQSTLMELQNNITARDGSLQEIERSIKELERNVNERDETQNGKLIEIRKQMQAKENTLQEMMRNMTILVDHSKVKLEELEANLNELQNETESIINHSFPRSCKDVSSNKSGSYEIYLGNGQFKTVFCEQTAFGGGWIVFQYRFNGKVDFYRTWNEYRDGFGTIDGEFWLGLKYLHQLTSTRKHELMVEVKDYYGNYGYAKYDHFEIGSEAEKFILKVGNYSGTAGDSMIYDRGMKFTTKDSDNDKDSSVQCAKARYGAWWYHSCTNANLNGPYGNISRDGEKVMYWFHLKNDRRAMVYSRMMLREID, from the exons ATGGAAATCGAAAGTCATGAAGAGAAACTGGACGAAATTGAACAATCATTCAAG GAGGTGCAAGaaaagttgttggaattggaGAAGAGCGTAAAGAAAAGAGACGACTTGCTGCAGTCGATAGAAGGCACTATGAAG CAAGTGGAAGATTCTATGACCGGTAGATATGAAACGCTGCAAGACAAGCTTGCGGAATTAGAGCAGAATCATACTCTTGCTAAGGATGACGTTTTGCAGAAGTTGATGGAACGTCCGACTCAGGAAAAGTATGACAGTCTACAGAGCACGTTGATGGAACTTCAGAACAACATTACAGCAAAGGACGGTTCCCTGCAGGAGATCGAGCGTTCTATTAAG GAGGTGCAACTGTCTGCACAAGAAAATGAGTTGGAATTTCAGAAGAGCTTAAAGAAAACGGACGATTCTATTAAG CAAGTGAAAGATTCTTTGGCCGGTAGATATGTGACACTGCAAGACAAGCTTGCTGAATTAGAGCAGAATCATACTCTCACTAAGGATGACATTTTGCAGAAGTTGATGGAGCGTCCAACTCAGGAAAAGTATGACAATCTACAGAGCACGTTGATGGAACTTCAGAACAACATTACAGCAAGGGACGGCTCCCTGCAGGAGATCGAGCGATCTATTAAg GAACTTGAACGCAATGTGAACGAGCGAGATGAAACTCAGAATGGTAAACTGATTGAAATCAGAAAACAAATGCAGGCAAAGGAAAATACCCTGCAGGAGATGATGCGGAACATGACCATATTAGTAGACCATTCGAAGGTTAAACTTGAAGAGCTAGAAGCTAACCTCAACGAGCTGCAAAATGAAACCGAAAGTATCATAAACCACAGCTTTCCTAGGTCATGCAAGGACGTGTCATCAAACAAATCTGGTTCTTACGAGATCTATCTTGGGAATGGTCAATTTAAAACGGTATTTTGTGAACAGACCGCATTCGGCGGCGGCTGGATTGTATTCCAGTATCGCTTCAACGGGAAAGTTGATTTCTACCGAACCTGGAATGAGTATCGCGATGGCTTTGGAACAATTGACGGGGAGTTTTGGTTAGGTTTGAAGTATCTTCACCAGCTGACCTCAACCCGGAAGCACGAGCTTATGGTGGAAGTGAAAGACTATTACGGAAACTACGGCTATGCAAAGTATGATCACTTCGAGATTGGCAGTGAAGCGGAAAAGTTCATCCTAAAGGTTGGAAATTATAGTGGAACGGCTGGAGACTCAATGATTTACGATCGGGGCATGAAGTTCACTACTAAGGATAGCGATAATGATAAAGATAGTAGTGTTCAATGTGCCAAGGCTCGTTACGGAGCTTGGTGGTACCACAGCTGCACCAATGCCAACCTCAACGGACCGTATGGAAACATATCACGTGATGGAGAGAAGGTGATGTACTGgttccatttaaaaaatgaccgTCGCGCTATGGTATACTCCAGAATGATGCTTCGtgaaatcgattaa